The genomic interval GGCGAAGACGGGATATCGGTCTGTCGTCGTCTGTCCACCAAAGGGCTGGCCCCCATCCTCATGTTGACAGCGCTTGGCGAGGAAATGGACCGCATCATCGGCCTCGAAGTCGGTGCGGATGACTATTTGCCCAAGCCCTTCAATCCTCGCGAGCTACTGGCGCGGATAAAGGCAATTCTGCGCCGCGCGCAGAAACCGGAAGCACTTGCCGGGAGTCTTACGGGGAGCAGGGTTAGGTTCGCGGACTGGACGCTCGAAACCGATACGCGCCGCCTTTTCGCAGAGGACGGCCGCGAGGACGTACTGACGACATCAGAGTTCAAACTTCTTACGATCCTGCTCGAACGCCCGCGTATCGTGATTAGCCGAGAACAGCTTTTAGACCTGGCAGTCGGACGAACACCGGCCGCTTTCGACCGGACAATTGACAACCAGATCAGCCGCCTCAGGCGGAAGATCGAGTACAACCCGGGTCGTCCGAAGATCATCACAACGGTTCGAAACGGGGGCTATTGCCTTGCAACGGATGTCGAGGTGCAGCAGTGATCCGCAAGCGTCTGGATAGTTTACGCGTCCAGCTTCTGTTGCTCATCATTGGTAGCCTCGCCGTGGCTCAGGCGATTAGCATTTGGCTGTTTGTGGACGAGCGCAGTCTCGCGATACGTGCTGCAATAGGAGCCGAGGCGGCTGGGCGCGCGGCGAATGTGGCCATGCTACTAGAACAGGCCCCAACGGACTTGCGAGCCTCGATTCTTCGCGCCGCAGATTCGCCGCTGGCACGGTTTCGGACCGACCCGCAGGCGGCTGTGGATCATCTTGATCACCGCGCGGGAGGAGCTGTCGAAGCGCGCGTCAGGTCATTGTTCGGCGCTGAAGACAGTCGCGAAATCCGAGTAGAATTGCATGAGGTTGAGCGCGCATTCCCGCCAATGAGGTCAGTGCCGCCGGAGATGGCCGCAGAGCACAAGCAGATGATGCATGACAAGATCTCGGGGCTTGAATTGACACTGTCTATCGCGCTTGAAGATGGCACATGGCTGAATGTCGATACGCGCTTTCAGCGACCGCCGCTACAGTGGCCAATCTTTTCTGCGGTGAGCTTTGGTTTCACGGCGGCGTTCCTGATTGGTGTTGCTTTTTGGTACTTGCTTGCTCGCCTGACCTGGCCGTTAAGGCGCTTGGCGCAAGCCGCAGACAGGCTTGGCAGGGGAGAGGAAAACAAGCCACTCCCAGTCGCGGGACCAAGCGAAGTCAGAGAACTGACGGATACCTTCAATCACATGCAGGAGAGACTGGTGCGCACGGTCGCTGACAAGACGCGTATAATGGCCGCTCTGGGTCACGATTTGCGTTCGCCACTGACCGCTTTGCGGGTTCACGCAGAGATGGTGGATGAGGAAGAGACGCGTGACGCCTTGGTGAAATCCATCGAGGAAATGCAGGATATGGTCGAGCGCACACTGGCTTTTGCTCGAGGCATGGCAATAAGTGAACCTCCTGAAACAATAGAATTGGGGGAATTTCTCACTGAGCTGAAGTGTGACATGCTCAACGCATTCCGACTCGAAACGGACACACCGCTTCGGGTGAGGCTTCGGCCTCAATCCATGCGCCGAGCTTTGCGGAACGTCATAGAAAATGCAGTACGTTACGGCGACGATGTCGAGGTCACGTATAGCCGCGAGTATGACAGGGCATCGATCTGGGTTCGTGATCATGGTCCCGGCATCCCGGAGACGCAGCTAGAAGAGGTTTTCGAACCATTTTTTCGGGTCGAGACGTCACGCTCACGCGAGACGGGTGGCACCGGTCTCGGCCTGTCAATCGCACGCACCATCCTGCGCTCGCATGGCGGCGATATAATTTTGCAGAACCACCCGGACGGCGGGCTTCTTGCGCGACTCGATTTGCCGTTTTCACAAAGTTCCAACCAGCAAGAAAAGACAATATCATGAATGCCTATTTGACGGTCAAATCCAGCGTAATCGCTCTGTTTGCGGGCACAGTCTCGGCCCTCGCGGATCCAGGCGGCATTGCTGATAACACTTTTGGACACATGATGTGGGGAGATGGTCATGGTTGGTTGGGAGGTTTCGGCATGATCCTTTTCTGGGGGGTGATTATCGCGGTTACCGTATTCTTCTTCCGTATGCTCACCAGCAACCGTTTGGGCGAAACTCGCGATGCGATGGAGATCCTCAAGGAACGCTATGCACGCGGTGAGATCGACGAAGATGGACCTGTCACGCTTTCGTGCCGCTCCGATTGCTCACTTATGCAGCCTTT from Roseovarius sp. THAF9 carries:
- a CDS encoding response regulator gives rise to the protein MTNSPHILLVDDSAEIRKAVARYLEKNDMRVTTAVDASQMDSLLKIGRYDLIVLDVMMPGEDGISVCRRLSTKGLAPILMLTALGEEMDRIIGLEVGADDYLPKPFNPRELLARIKAILRRAQKPEALAGSLTGSRVRFADWTLETDTRRLFAEDGREDVLTTSEFKLLTILLERPRIVISREQLLDLAVGRTPAAFDRTIDNQISRLRRKIEYNPGRPKIITTVRNGGYCLATDVEVQQ
- a CDS encoding SHOCT domain-containing protein, producing MNAYLTVKSSVIALFAGTVSALADPGGIADNTFGHMMWGDGHGWLGGFGMILFWGVIIAVTVFFFRMLTSNRLGETRDAMEILKERYARGEIDEDGPVTLSCRSDCSLMQPLLRRPRGFSSPMLSAFEADCRSR
- a CDS encoding ATP-binding protein — translated: MIRKRLDSLRVQLLLLIIGSLAVAQAISIWLFVDERSLAIRAAIGAEAAGRAANVAMLLEQAPTDLRASILRAADSPLARFRTDPQAAVDHLDHRAGGAVEARVRSLFGAEDSREIRVELHEVERAFPPMRSVPPEMAAEHKQMMHDKISGLELTLSIALEDGTWLNVDTRFQRPPLQWPIFSAVSFGFTAAFLIGVAFWYLLARLTWPLRRLAQAADRLGRGEENKPLPVAGPSEVRELTDTFNHMQERLVRTVADKTRIMAALGHDLRSPLTALRVHAEMVDEEETRDALVKSIEEMQDMVERTLAFARGMAISEPPETIELGEFLTELKCDMLNAFRLETDTPLRVRLRPQSMRRALRNVIENAVRYGDDVEVTYSREYDRASIWVRDHGPGIPETQLEEVFEPFFRVETSRSRETGGTGLGLSIARTILRSHGGDIILQNHPDGGLLARLDLPFSQSSNQQEKTIS